The DNA window CTTCATTCATTTTGGATGACAAAAATTTCATTGTTTATAGATAGCACACgttctttatccatttctctgttgttggacaCATAGGCTGGTTTCACTAGCTACTGTGAATAGTGCTGCAATAAATATTGGTGTGGAGTTATTTCTTTGACATGTTGCCCTGGAATCCTTCAGGCAAATAAATACCTAGGAGtgtttcttagttactttttctattgctgtgaagagacatgatgacCAAAGTGACTTAGAAAGTATTTgattgggggcttgtttacacATTCAGAAGAtgaccatgaccatcatggtggggagcatggcagcaggcaggcagacatggtgctgcagcaGTAGCTGAGCTCAGAGCTTATATCTGATCCACAAACATGAGGCAGAAGGGGGTGGGGTGTGCATATAGCTGGGAATgtgcctttgaaacctcaaaaagCCTACACCGCTTAGTCCTTACCAACCAGTTCTGCCAACgaaggaccaagcattcaaatatatgagccagcCTATGGAGGCTGTTCTCATTCCAACAAGCagagttgtgtagctgggtcgtGTGGCAGGCCTATCTTTAGTTTAAGAAACCCAGTGGCTGgactagtttacattcccaccagtagAGTGCCATGCCCTCACCAGTATTCATTGTTCCTTACTGACTGCCATCTGACTcaggtgagatggaatctcaaaacaattttaattagaCTTCTCTGTGCACAGTTGTGTTGTTTGTGCAGCTAGGGAGCCTCATCCAGTTGGGAGGTATTGACCCTGTTCATGCCTGTCATGTCACACACCATTGTCAGGTAGGTGAGTCAACTCTACAGCATCTGGAGACACCTCTGGCTGCTACAGAGTGTACTGAGTGATCTGTCCCAAATTCTTCAGTAAGTACCACAGATGATCTGTGCTACTGAACAGTTATAATAGCCTTTGGTAATATGACCTTCAGATGTGGCCTTTGCTTGTAATGGCACCAAAGAGTTGCAAGGATTTCACTTTCACAAATAGGGCCTTTCGTTGTCTTTTGTGTGCGTGCATATATGTGATATACATGCAGAGCTCAAAGGCCAGCCTCTGGTCTTATTCCTCAGGTGCATCTACCTTTTATTTGGGACAGGACCTTTCACAGGCCTGAAATTCACCTCACAGGTTGACCAGCTGGCCAGGGAGCCACACCTGTTTTggtgagaggggtgtgtgtgttggtgtatgcAACATCCAGGTTGACCTTGGGTGTCTTTCTCCATAGCTCTTCTTCACCTTAGAtattgagaaagggtctctcagcTCAACCCTGGAGCTCCAGACATGGTTTTcatgccctgcccccccccatcttttttttttttttttttttttaacattatataggttctggggattgaactcagttcctcatccctgcaaagcaagcactttaccactgttTTATCTTCCAAGTCCTAAGGATTTTCTATCTTTCAAGGGTCTTTTCAAGCTGATGCTGTCGGGGCTGGTCTTCTTGATCAGCTCATCACCCCAGAGCCTCTAGCATCTGTCTGTATTTATTTCTAGGGCAGATGGATTTTGGAGCcaagccaccatgtctggttagGAGAGACAGGAAGCACGAGGCCCAGCTCTGTGGCTGTCCGGCCCACCTTCAGATGGTGTCGAGCAAGGCGGCCTTTGTTGGGGTCCACTGACACAGGCACAGACTTGGTGACTGTATCTGGCCTGTATCACTTCCAGGTGACTGCCACTGCTGCAGTTGTACAGAAGAATGGATGCTTAGGTATAATGAACAGGTACTGTGACCAGTCCCCAACTCATGAACAAaagttgttgttcttttcaaCTTTAGAAGGTGgggatagaatttttttttttttttttttttttttttttttttttgagacaaggtttctctgtgtagttttggagcctgtcctggatctcgctctgtagatcaggctggcctcaaacttatggagatccaactggctctctggctctggctctggcttctgagtgctgggattaaaggcataattCTTATTTCTTTCCTAAAAGCACGAAAACCTAAAAGCATGAATCCAGAAATACTATTCTGGGATCAAATCTGACAGAAATAAACTTAGGGAACTAAGATGTAGTTCCTCTAAGTTCTCTCGTTTTATTAAACTGTTGTCAAAACTAGGGAGCAACTTCAGTAAGCCTATGATGTTGATTGGGGATCACAAAGTATTAAGACTTCAGAGGTGAGGATCAATTATAAAAGAGTGAGGCAGAATCACCCCCTGCCCCCCAGCATGAGGGCCAACTTGTTTGGGGGTCGAAGGCAGGCTTGCCTGCAGAGTGTTACCAGTGTCTGGTACACATTCCAACACGCTAGACTTAACAGATGAAGCTAGACACGACTGATGCCATTTTCATTATCTAATTTCCATGACTTGTTCTAGAAGGTAGATGGCAGGTGTGCATTATGCTGTTTGCACAAACTGTCTTGATTTCTCCAAAATAACTTACATGAAATTCTCAGTAATTCCTTAGTTCCCTAAGGAATTTTGTGGGATTTAAGTGAAGATAAAATAGTAAAACTGCAGACATAAAAGGAGATAAATTGTTAAGAGAAAGGACAACATGACCAGGACCAATGGAGAACTATGCTTACTCAGGGGGCTAAAATAAGGATTTAAAGTCATCCATGGAATGCAGCTTACTCATTGTCCACAATGTAGAACTAAAAGCTAAATTCCTACACTCTAACAACTAGCCATGACTACTTGGGAGCCTGACCACCTACTGACTCAATGTTTTATTCAGGCATATGAACCCTAACTACTAATAATCCCATGGAATTATATACAATTTGTGCTGTAAAATTTATTACTATGCAACAAAATAGTGAGATGCCTACCTATCTATAGAAATAGAACCCCCCACAAATGGTCCACAAGGTTAAGACCTAACTTTCCTTAACTGATGCAgaactccctctccctctcctacagtgatttattttttgtttttcaagaagggtttctttgtgtagctttggctgtcctgaaacttgctctgtagagcaggctggccttgaactcatagagatctatctgcctctgtctcccagtgctgggatcaaaggcatgcaccaccacttgaAGTGTTTTAATGTCTCAATTATGTCCCTTGTAAATTCTTTTTACCCACCATGCCTCTAATCTTGTTACACATTACATAGGACACCTGCTGAATATACATTAATCCCCTTTACTCCTTCCTCTTCTGGAAGCAACTGATAACCAATAAAGTGAGGTgaaatattgtgtaccttaataaaatttgcctgaagatcagacaacagaacaagccactagattaaacatagagaccagacacacacctttaattctaacatttgggaggcagagttccatttggatctctgtgagttcaaagccaccctggatagCATGAAATTGATTCaatctaggaaagaaacagagccaggcagtggtgccacatacctttaatcttaatacttgggagtcacacgccttaaatcccagaactaggaaagTTGAGTCAGGAAataatatggctgggtggagaaaggcatataaggtgtgaggagactaGAGagttttggctgaggactcagagacattcagtcagaggattcgtggagttggtgaggtgagacacggctgtggcttgttcctttgtctctctgatctttcagcacttaccccaatatctggttccaggtttttattataagacctttagaaatcTGAGCAACAACAAAGCTTTTTGAGAAGCAATAAGATAGTTAAAATTACAATTGAGGAAAATTATTGGTTCAGAAGAAACAGGGAATAACCGAAGTGTCTTGTTAGGCCTCAATGTATTTTCcttgaggaaagagaaaaaaagcaagcttGGTGAAGCCCAGGGCATGCACTTAGCACTGAACTTACACTGTCAACCTGTTATTTAGCTGAGTTGTCCTGTATAGTTGCACAAGCTTATAACAAAGGATGACATAATTATTTGATGAAAATGTCTGTCATGATTCTAGTGGTAAGTTTTTAAGCCTAAAGTatggaacaagaaaggaaaatctgTGACAGTCAAGCCTTTCGACTTGGGTTTTGATGTGCAAATTCTCCTTTATTTGGAGATGaaacatttcattctttctcaAAGAAATGGATCAATGGACCCTGTGGCTTTAGCAGAGAATCCAACTCCTCCATACAGCCTGGCATGTACAGCACAGGTAGAAACTTGCTGCTCAGTGTGGTGCTGAGAACAGTGACTGCACAACCTTGAGCCCCATCCGACCTTCTGAAGATGCATCTACAGCCTTTGCCTACGAACGCTACTTCCACCATTAAGCTATACCTCTAGTTGGGGAATCTAAATCTTACCAAGATCTCTCGGTGATTGAAGTGCACAGCCAAGATATGAGAACTATtatagggctggcaagatggcttaaaggcaagggcactttccaccaagcctgatggctaATCTTCATCCTTAAGACTAACATGGTAGACAGGCAGAACTCATCTACCCAGTTGTCCATGACCTCCCCATATGTTCTCTGGTTTGCACGTGCCTACCCACATtcagacataaacacacaaatgaaagaaacaaggaCAGCACTGGTCTAGACAACAGCCCAGGCTGCTTTCCTGGAGGCCGGACACTACAGTGCAGTGTGATGGAGGCGTGGGCACTGATCTCAGACCCACCACTACGCAGCTCCTTCTCAGGGTTGCTGTGAGGACCAAATGGGATCCAGCAAACTCTTGTCTGGGCCCAATCCACCTCCCAGACTTTATTCTACACTACTCTCTATTTTTGCACATTGCCCTCTAGTCATGGTAGGCAGAGTATGCCATTTCTGCTTTAGGATCTTACACAACTTTGTTCTCCACCTACAATTCCTTGCCATGTGATCTCTGCATGTCCAGCTTGTTATTCAAACCTCAGCACAAGTATTATCCTTACAGTGATACCATCCCAGAGTGTGCTGATCAGTATTtatttatgtcaacatgacatgaactagagtcatctgggaattGGAAACCTCATTTGAGAAGATCCCTCCATCTTGTAGGCAAGTttgtaggggcattttcttgactaatgtgTGAGGGCTGTCCACTCCTGGGCTGtttaaaaaagcaggctgagcaagccatggagagccagtcagcaagcagcattcctccatggcctttgtttCAGGTCccaccttcaggttcctgccttgacctcccttAATGGATTGAGCcattaaaccctttcctccccaagttccttttcaTCATGTTTTACTGtggcaatagaaagcaaacttagGAGCGAATTTGGTACCATGGAGTGGGCTATTGCTGTGGTTTTTGATCCTCTGAGGCTGAAGAaacagctgtgattaacaaggcTAGTTCCACTGACATAAAATCTGGGAAGTCTTTTCTAAGGATCAGCACACAGTAGTGCTTTATCTCAAGCTGGCAGCCAGACTTGGTACACCTAAGCGTCTTCCATGTGTACTGGCTTTGGCAACATGGAAGCTGCAGAACTGAAGAGGTcgtggagagcagctgaggcttggcactgtgagaggccaggagaggccattggtgaagatACAGCCTCAGCTGCAGTAGAGACCCAAGATACTGGATGCCAGGCTTGTAGGAAGACCATCAAGGAGAGCAGCAGGTGTGGACTGGAGCTGGCTCGAGTCAGTGAGACAAAGCGCACGTGTTGTGGATGGCAGAGCTGGGGAAGTAGCAGCTCTCTGGAGTCCAGATCGTGAGGGAGTAAATCTGACACTGTACTCAGCCTTACACTGCTGGATCTCGGTTTTGCTTTGACTGTGCCTCTGCCTGCTCCATCGCTCTTGGAAGAAAAAGCATGCACCgtagttttattttacaggaaccAGTTGTTAGAATTTGAGAGACTTTGGATATTTTCAGGAGATTGAACTtgtaaagtgtttgaatttgaaaagaaaagttaGATGTGTTTTATATTGATATTGATAGCATCTTGGGGATAAACATGAAAGTAATGCTATCTTTTAATAGCAACATTTAGGTGTGTCAAGTATAAGAGGGGTCAATTAtaccagtttgtttgtttgttttgtaattttattttggtcaacttgacacaagttagaatCCTCTGTGAAGAGGAAAtgccagttgagaaaatgctccacaggcaagtttgtaggggcattttcttgattaatgatggatgtaGGAGAGCCTAACCGACTGCAGCAGAGCCTCCCTTGAGCAGTTGGTCCTGGGTTGTTTAggaagactgagcaagccataaagaacaagccagtaaactgTTCTTCCATgccccctgcttcagttcctgtctccaggtctcCAGGTTCCTATTtgagatcctgccctgacttccatcagtgatgaACTTGGTTGTGGAAGTACAATGAGACAAATCCCTTCCTTCCCAGGCTGCTTTTGGTTTTACTGAAGCAATATAATTCAAAGTAGGACAACCGCCAATTTGGCCACTCTGGTGAGTCACCCTAATTCTCTGCAAGGGACTTACCACACTTTCTGAGCAGGGACAAAGAATATTTAATTCAGGATTGTAACCCTGGTATTACATCAGCTAGGCACGTCAGCTGTGCCTAGCACACTGTCTGCTCAATACACATTTGTGTAATGTAGAGGACAAAGCTACTCTGGAGAATGCAGTTTACTAGATGAATGTCAAATGCTTTTGTTTACAGAGAACTTTCCTTGCTTTGATCTACTGGGTTCTGTTGGCAATGATGGAATTTTCACTCTGATGACGTTATGTAAGTGAAAATCTGAATTATCAAAGAGactggctgggcatggtagtgcatgcctttaatcccagcaacagggaggcagaggcaggtccacatagtgagttccaggacagtcagaatgaccctgtctcaaaatgaataacaaacaaacaaacaacaacaacaaaaaaataaataaaaggaagaagacacGGAAACACAGGCTGCTTTTCATCAGTCTCAAGGTGCCAAGTCATGAGTTATGTCTTCCCTTCAGGTGTTAGCTGTTCACATTAGGTCATTTTATCCATATCCCTGCATACTGCTGAGGTCCTAACTTAGGAGACAGTTCATGATGATGCTCTGTTCAGAAGCTGGATCAGGGACAGCCAAATGGTCTGAAGACTTGCCAGGCAAAGCTGACTAAGACACAGGGAGAATCCACTTCATTGGACATTGAGCTAAGAACTGTCCAAAGTCTTCTCTACCATAAACCTGACATTTAACAGTGGCTTAGTTAGTTGACTTTCTTCAGTCATGCATGACAGAAACTTGTGTTAAGTTCAATATTTGAGGTTCTAAAACATCAGGTCACCCATTTAATGATGTATAGAAGCAGATCATAACTGTTTAATCTGCTTATGATCTTCTACCAGGAAAGCTAAAGGAATCCTCTTGTTATCATCAAGTTATACCCAATCCATCTCTCCATTACGACAGGGAGGAGAAGCCTCTTCATGACCTTTCCCGAGctcaataaatagaaaaagaaaaggcacacaTCCGACAGTCCATTTATTTGCTGAGTATCCACACAGAGCAAGGGCTCCATCTACTGGTGCTGGCTAGAACAGTAGGACATTAGAAGATGTGGTGATGAAGGGACTCCACATTGATTCCTTTTCCATGTCCAAGTAGTCCGCACGAAGGAAATGGGTTTCTAATATTGTCCATGATTCCACGTTCGCaggcttgtttttctgttttatattagCTGAACTGCTCCAGAAGCAACAAGAGGTGCAATGGTTTTGTATCGGATCAAGTGCTGGGAGCCCTCCTCCAGGTCAATGACATAGTCTCTGAAAGAGGAGAAGAGTCATGTACAGCGTTCAGCCACTTCTCCATGGGGAAGCCGCACACAGCACTCACCTCTGTTCATCGGCTTCCGGTTCCACCAGTATGTTTTCTTGTCGTTCTTTCACCCTCAGAAACACGTAGGAATCCAGGTCTGGTTTGGGAACTGCCAGGAAAAGACACGTGGAATCATAAAACAGCAAACGTGTTCCACATGACAAGTCACTAGGGTTAATGCTACTGAGACTTGTGGTGTAGAGGGAGATGTGAGGGGTGACCAACAATGTACAGGAGATTCTCCTATACAGCGGTCTTCTATTTGGAAAGGGGTCCATTCCAAGAACCCCACTGAATAGTACGGAATCTTATAGATACTTCTCTTTATGTACATACTTATGATAAAGTTTAATCACATAAGCACTAATCATATAAGAGCAATTACACTGTAATAATGTGGCTTCTGTTATTGCCCTGAACCTGCCCTTAAGTTTGCTGTGAGAGGACATATTGCCTACATGATAAAGGAGGTAAGTTACTTACTCATTGTGGGATAGTTTGGCCACCACTTTAACACAAGCACTGAGATACGTATAGTATCAGTTATCTGGTAAGTGAGATCTCATAATACTGGTCAGAACAGTGCAggattaaaaaacattttttaggtatttatgtgcatgagtgtttgcctgcatgcaatgccacagagaccagaagagggtgtcggatcccttggaactagttATAGACAGTTCTGAGGTACCACGTGgttgccaggaactgaacccaggtcttctataAGGGTAGCAAGtgctttaaaccactgagccatctctctagtcccaacaGTTTAGGATTTAAAACTTACAAATTATTTCTAGAACTGTACAGTTTGTACTTGTGGAACATGGTACAATGACTGCAGATAACAAATCTTGAAAAGTGAAGCCACAGGTGAGTGGAAACACTGCACACTTTGGAAGATACAAACAACTATTAACACGTCTTTACAAAGGAGGTGGTTAGGGAAGCCTCACATTGTGACATACACTTTCCATAGTGTGGAACAAAGCAGcagatgtgcttttttttttttttctttaaaagcccAGGATTCAAAGAGGGGAAGGAGGCTGGGAATGGCACAGTAAGATAAAATGGACGTGAAGATCTAGCTTACATACAGGGAAGCTTGGGTTACATGGTGACAGGGTTGACTGTTAGACAAAGTAGTCTCTCAATGATCAAGACTAAGAACCTGCTTCCCCTTCCACCATCACCAGCCAACACAAACGTGTGTTGCAGCTGGGCTATGCTTCTAAGGCAACTCTGCTCCTGGCAGGTTCAGTGAAGTTACTGATTCAGAATGCTACCAAGTAGCATGGGTCTGCTTTGTTCTAGGTCTCAGAGGTTAAAATGTATCCTTTTGGAATCCATATATGCAAGCTGTAACTTCTATATTTGAAATGGAACTATGGAAGAAGGCTTTTAAGAAGGTATTTAAGTTTACATGACACCATTTGGGGTAGGCCCTAAGTCAATCTGACCAGCGTTCTGCTAAGAGGAGATTAAAACACAGAAGGGAATAGTAACTTTAAAGATGcctaagccaggtggtagtggtgcacgcctttaatcccagcactggggaggcagaagcaggtgagttcaaggccagcctgatctacaaagtgagttctaggataggctccaaaagctatagagaaatcctgtctcggaaaaaccaaaaaccaaaactaaaaacaaaaaaagatgatgtAAAGATGCCCTAACGCTTGCCCGAGTGTATGCAGGACACAAAGCAGGAACCACGAAGGGGACAAGTTCTTACTAGACGCCAAGTCTAGTGCCTTGATCTTGGACATCCAGCTGCCAAAACTGGGAGCTGTTTAAATGTGCTAGGACTGTTACAGGCATCCTGGTGCAGTACACACCAGGGCAAAAGATGAGGGCACCACTTTATGTGTGGCCTGGGGATGCTGAGCTCGGTAAACAAGGTAAGATCTGGTCCCCTAGAGAAAGGTTTGATTTGGTCTGGCGATTTGGTCTCATTAGACTCAATTATAGCAGGCTGTGAAGCTGAGAGATATGGATTTCATCGACAACCACAAAAGCTCAGCTGGTGGATCTTCACAGCAGAGCTGAAGGGCCCTTTCTAGAGGCAGAAAACTCTTTCGACCCTCCTTTGTAGACACCATATTCTAAAACCTAGGAAACCTGTGATGCCTGCTTCCCAAGAGCTCAGAGAGGCCCAGGATCCTCCAAGATGCTCGAGGGCATGTGGCTGAATAAAGGAAGAAGGCAGCAGCCATGAGTCCAATCCCATTTGCAGGACACAAGAGTGACTAATGCTGACACACTGATCCTGACACGTGGTTTTGAATACTTCTGTCTTTAACCAGAACCCCGCTCTTTCCTCCTACTgtctcagctgcttctctgctCCCTCTTTTTCTACACTTACTAAAGAGAGCCGTCTCTCAAGTATATGGAGATGTCTGGGATGTACATTATGGTCCTGATCTTGATCTGGAAAAGGCGGCTCTGCTTACCTGCCCTCAAGAGGTCCACTTTCTGCAGGTTGGGAGGCATGTGCTTTAAGGCAACATTTTTAAGATGGGTCTCTGTGTGATCCATATACCTGGAACAAAGACATTCAAACGGCTGTGGTGTACACTGACAAGGAGCCACCAGGGCTCCCAGCCCAACCACTGTGGACGAAGCTCATGCTGGAATCCAAGTGAAGAAGCAAATCCACATCTCCTGTTTACTTACTCTTTGACAAAGACAAACTCCTCTGGAGAAAGGATGGAAGGCTCCTCACTAGGGCgtgttttctccttttctagGATGTGAGGGAAAAACTTCTCTATCTGTGATGATAtataataaagatgaaaattcaTCACTGAGGGTTTGCACGCTTGCTTCCCTGATCTCAGTGCCTTGTATACACTAGGctagtgctctgccactgaactataccAAGGCCCAGTTTTAttctgtgtatgtgcctgtgcatgttcatatgtgtgtatgaggggGTACACGTAtgcgtgtgcatacatgtataggTAAGAAGAAATCCTTGGGTTTAATTTTTCAGGTGTCATCAACTTGgatttttgagacattgtctcactgtcctggagcttgctggatGAGGTTGTTGCTAATTCTAAACCTGACGAGAAAGGGCTAcagaaattgctcagtggttaagagtatttattGCTCTTgcgaaggacctgggttcaattcccagcacccacaagacagatcacaaccacctgtaacttcagttccaaggaatccaatggTACCCtccggcctccatgggcaccagatgAGAACACTGTGAATAGACTTATatgcaggcgaaacacccatAAAGGTAAagttagcagcagcagcagcagcaacaaaactGACAAGGGGGTGGGAATttggcttggtggtagagcacctgtctagcATGTGCTAGGTCCAGTTCCCCAAGCAGAGGGGTTAAAAAATAAGTCACACAAACAGCAAGCTTCCAAGAACTCAGAGGAAGAATTCTAAGACCCTAACATTAAAATTCTAAGATCCTAAGACCCCCCAAAAGGAAGACAGTTCAAAGGGGAAAGCTTTTGGTAGAGAAATTCTGAAAACAAACTGCATCATATGGTAATGAAAAGAAAGGGtatcatttaatatttaatgtaCAGGTATCTTCCTAGGAGCTGAAACTCATACAAaagctgaaaaaataaatacagaatacacaaacataaaaacgACATTTAATTGTAAGAGTATTACCAGTAATAATCTATATAGCTTGGAAAACAGCAGTAAGACCTAAAAATGCTCAACATCAATAACAACcagaccaaaaaaacaaacaaacaaacaaaccaaaaaactaaatGCTACCAAAAAGCCTTTAGTGTGTCCCCAGAGGCCTGGGAGGAACTGGCCTGCGGTGAGGAGTAAGCGCTGTCAATCCTGTTAAAGGAAGCGGTCTGTCTAAGGAACGAACAGTGACCAGCAGGGAGAGGGCAAAGAAAGGCAGCACCGGCCACCTTTAAAACCGTCAGTCTATCTTTAAAGTGTTTTTCTTGAACACTATTTTGTAAAGTCACctaacagtcaggcatggtggtaaatGCTTATAATCCTAGAACTCAAGAAGAACTCATAGGAGGCAACCCTGGCTACACGGAGACCCTGTCTTAGTAAAGATAAGAGCTGATATCTCTGTGATGCCTTTTAAAACTAATCCTACCAATGAACTGAGAGGATTAGACACACATGAATAAAGAGCACTGCTTAGGGATGGAAACAACTCAGTGGTGGGTTGCCTGGCATAtgtgaggtcctaagttcaattctagCCCTGGCTCAGGGTCCCTACCCActtagtaggtaaaggcacttac is part of the Onychomys torridus chromosome 17, mOncTor1.1, whole genome shotgun sequence genome and encodes:
- the Gins4 gene encoding DNA replication complex GINS protein SLD5 isoform X1; this encodes MTEVLDLHEQDSDGGSEEVVLTPAELIERLEQAWMNEKFAPELLESKSEIVECVMEQLEHMEENLRRAKRGDLKVSIHRMEMERIRYVLSSYLRCRLMKIEKFFPHILEKEKTRPSEEPSILSPEEFVFVKEYMDHTETHLKNVALKHMPPNLQKVDLLRAVPKPDLDSYVFLRVKERQENILVEPEADEQRDYVIDLEEGSQHLIRYKTIAPLVASGAVQLI
- the Gins4 gene encoding DNA replication complex GINS protein SLD5 isoform X2 gives rise to the protein MTEVLDLHEQDSDGGSEEVVLTPAELIERLEQEENLRRAKRGDLKVSIHRMEMERIRYVLSSYLRCRLMKIEKFFPHILEKEKTRPSEEPSILSPEEFVFVKEYMDHTETHLKNVALKHMPPNLQKVDLLRAVPKPDLDSYVFLRVKERQENILVEPEADEQRDYVIDLEEGSQHLIRYKTIAPLVASGAVQLI